DNA from Corynebacterium stationis:
CGACGTCAAGAAGGCTCGGCAGCTAGCCGCACACCTGGTGGACAACGGCATTGATTCGCTAATCTTGTCGGGCACCACCGGAGAATCACCCACGACTACCGTGGATGAGAAGCTGGAATTGCTCAAAGCTGTAAAGGACGAAGTAGGCGACCGCGCTAAGCTCACCGCCGGAGCAGGTACGAATAACACCGCAAGCTCAATTGAGCTAGCCAAGGCGAGTGCTGAGGCGGGCGCGGATGCCCTTTTGATTGTGACGCCGTACTATTCAAAGCCCTCACAAGAAGGCGTCTACGCGCACTTTGCAGCGATAGCTAATGCCACAGACTTACCTATCTGTGTCTATGACATCCCGGGCCGCTCAGCGATCCCTGTTGAAACAGAAACTTTGCTGCGGCTGTCAGAACTTCCCACCGTGAAAGGCGTAAAAGACGCAAAGGGCGACTTTGCAGCAGCTTCGCGTCTTATCGCAGAAACTGACCTGGCGTGGTACTCCGGTGATGACCCTCTCAACCTTCCTTGGTTGTCTGTCGGCGCATCCGGATTCATTTCAGTAGTTGGCCATGCAGCTCCACGCGAGCTAGCAGAACTGTGGGATGCTTTTGACCGTGGTGATATTGAGCGCGCACGGGAAATTAACGCACAAACTCTTATCCCTCTGGCGGAGCAACAAGCTCGTCTCGGAGGCGTAACACTTGCCAAGGAAGCCCTGCGGATGCAGGGCATTGAAGTTGGAGATCCTCGATTGCCAGTACTCGGCGCAGATGCCGACGAGCTTGAGGGTCTTCGTGAGACGATGAAGAAGGCTGGAGTCCTTAAAGAATGAATGAATCCCGAAACCGCCCCCGTAAGGTAACCCGAAAGGCGGGTCCACCTGCGGAGGCGCAGGAAACCGCTTCGAATGAGGCGGCTTCGCCTGTTTTCCAGGCACCGGACAACTCTGCAACTGATTCTGCAGTGCAGAAGAACGAAAATTCCGGTAACTCCGAGAAGAGCTCGGAGAATAAAAACCAGGGTGAGAACACCAATCGTCGCAACCGCTCCCGCGGCTCCCGCGGACGCGGCCATGGCGGAAACAATGGCCAAAACAACCAGGGCGACGGAAACCAGGGCGGACGCAACAACCGTCGTGGCGGCAACAATAACAATCGCCGCAATGTTCCAAAGTCCATGCAGGGCGCGGATCTGACCAAGCGTCTTCCACAGCCACCAAAGCAGGCCAAGGGATCCCTGCGTATTTATGCACTGGGCGGCATTTCTGAAATTGGCCGCAACATGACCGTCTTCGAATACGACGGCAAGCTTTTAGTCATCGACTGTGGTGTGCTGTTCCCATCCTCCGGTGAGCCTGGCGTTGACCTGATCCTGCCTGACTTCGGTCCGATCGAGAACAAGCTCGACAAGATCGAAGCACTGATCATCACCCACGCCCACGAGGACCACATTGGTGCTATCCCATGGCTGTTGAAGCTGCGTTCTGACATCCCAATTGTTGCTTCGCGCTTTACCATTGCTTTGATCGCTGCAAAGTGTAAAGAACACCGTCAGCGTCCAAAGTTCATTGAAGTTAACGAAAAGTCGGACGTCAGCTACGGTCCATTCCGTGCACGCTTCTGG
Protein-coding regions in this window:
- the dapA gene encoding 4-hydroxy-tetrahydrodipicolinate synthase → MSTGMTARTGVEYFGRVGVAMVTPFDSNGAFDVKKARQLAAHLVDNGIDSLILSGTTGESPTTTVDEKLELLKAVKDEVGDRAKLTAGAGTNNTASSIELAKASAEAGADALLIVTPYYSKPSQEGVYAHFAAIANATDLPICVYDIPGRSAIPVETETLLRLSELPTVKGVKDAKGDFAAASRLIAETDLAWYSGDDPLNLPWLSVGASGFISVVGHAAPRELAELWDAFDRGDIERAREINAQTLIPLAEQQARLGGVTLAKEALRMQGIEVGDPRLPVLGADADELEGLRETMKKAGVLKE